TGTGATAAAGGTAACTGCTACAAAAAATTAGTAGATTTCATAAATAACCACCCAATAGCAAAAGAAATGCTCAAAAATGCAACTACTACTGAATTTTCAGTGGGTGCTTTACCTATCGGTTATTCAAAGACAGTAAAAGATAATGTCCTTTTAGTTGGAGATGCCGCTGGGCAGGTTAAACCATTAACAGGGGGGGGATTATACTACGGAGCAAGATGTGCAAAGATTTGTGGAGAGATTGTTGATAAGTACCTATCAAACGACTATGATTTAGATTATCTAAAAAACTATGAAAAACTTTGGAAGAGGGAAATTGGAAGAGAAATTGATATCGGCTTAAAAATTAGGAAAATATTTTTAAAGATGAATAACAACCAAATAGAAAAAATCCTAAACTTTATAAAAAATAGTGGTTTGATAGAGTATATTAACGAACATGGGGATATGGATAAACCTTCTTATGTTGTAAAACATGTTTTTGAAAACTATTTTAAAGGTTTTTTAAAGTTTAGGTAGTTATTTTTTTATAAACAAATCAACAATTTTCATATCTTTTACAAGTCCTCTATCAGTTATCTTCAATTCTGGGATTACTGGAAGGGAGAAGAAAGACATGGATAAGAAAATATTTCCAAATTTACTCCAACTTTTTATTTTATCTTCAATGGACAGCGTTTTTTCCAAAACATAATTTCCATCATCCCCCATAATCCCCCCAATATTTAACTTTAAATAATCAACAACTTCCCCATCCTTAACTGCAACAAAACCTCCACCAATATCTTTTAAAAAATTTACTGCTAACGCTAAATCATCTTCATTATTTCCAATAGCAATAACATTATGCGAATCATGAGCATAGGAAGATGCCACAGCCCCCTCCTTTAAAAAATCAAAAATTAATCCTTTTCCAATATTGTTTGTGTTTTTATGCCTCTCTAAAACAAATATTTTGTTTATTTTATTTTTTTCTTTTAATTTTATTGCCTCTTCAACATCCATAACAATTTCTCTTGTAATTAAAGAATCTTCTATTGGTTCAATAGCCCTAACACTCCCATCTTTTATATCGTAATCAATCCCCCCGATTAAAAAATCCTCTTTCTTTTTGTAGTGGTAGTTTATGGTTGATTTTTTGATTTTGTTGTTTTTGGTTTTAACTTTTTTAAAAATCTCATCCAAAAACCTTCCTTTAACAACAATATCCAAAACATCAAAATTATCCAAATCATTAAAAATAATTAAACTTGCTTCATTTCCAGGTTTTATTCCAACATCAAATCCAAAATAGTTTGCAGGATTTATGGTGACCATTTGGATTGCCTCAATAGGGGAGATGTATTTTGTTGCCTTTCTTAATATTTTTAGCATGTATCTGCCGT
This genomic window from Methanotorris formicicus Mc-S-70 contains:
- the ade gene encoding adenine deaminase — protein: MIVFKNANIVDVYSGEIVEGNVVVEKDKISFVDLNDEIDKIIEKIKKEVKVIDLKGKYLSPTFIDGHIHIESSHIIPSEFEKFALKSGVTKVVIDPHEIANVLGKEGILFMMDDAEILDVYVMIPSCVPATDLETSGAVIDAEDIAELINLPNVLGLGEVMNYVGVVNEDEKVLKKIEVVKKAGKLIDGHCPQLRGLDLCKYISHGIMSDHECTEEEEVLEKLRLGLKLMIREGTASKNINLLSIAKKINDKRNIMLVSDDVSIKDLDGRYMLKILRKATKYISPIEAIQMVTINPANYFGFDVGIKPGNEASLIIFNDLDNFDVLDIVVKGRFLDEIFKKVKTKNNKIKKSTINYHYKKKEDFLIGGIDYDIKDGSVRAIEPIEDSLITREIVMDVEEAIKLKEKNKINKIFVLERHKNTNNIGKGLIFDFLKEGAVASSYAHDSHNVIAIGNNEDDLALAVNFLKDIGGGFVAVKDGEVVDYLKLNIGGIMGDDGNYVLEKTLSIEDKIKSWSKFGNIFLSMSFFSLPVIPELKITDRGLVKDMKIVDLFIKK